Proteins found in one Promicromonospora sukumoe genomic segment:
- a CDS encoding FAD-dependent monooxygenase codes for MDTDVIVVGAGPTGLLLAGDLATAGARVTVLEKRPAGLSNLTRAFAVHARSLEVLDARGLADELLTRGQRVESLRLFQHLTVDLAELPSRFRFVLVTPQYEVERLLRRRADEAGATFRHEAEVTALSQDAGGVTVTTADGATVRARYLVGTDGARSTVRGAVGIPFPGRAVIRSMVLADVRLDRQPADLLTVAAANDSLGFLAPFGDGWYRFIGWHGNRDVGEDEPVDLDEVRAIARATLHDDFGMSETRFLSRFHADERQAPTYRAGRVFLAGDAAHVHSPAGGLGMNTGMQDAANLGWKLAAALRLPDDAADAVLDTYQAERHPVGRQVLRTSGGILRAATLPGPAVAAVRRGVVGLVSRVAPVRRRAALTVSALGVAYPAPRGSHPLVPAPRGSHPLVGTRARDLPLEGGSRLAEALRAGRFVLVAAAGAAAPELPAAPGEVDPAGRVVVRRTDGGATALLVRPDGYVAGAAAGV; via the coding sequence ATGGACACGGACGTCATCGTCGTCGGGGCCGGGCCGACCGGCCTGCTGCTCGCCGGGGACCTGGCCACGGCCGGGGCGCGGGTCACCGTCCTGGAGAAGCGTCCGGCGGGGCTGAGCAACCTGACCAGGGCGTTCGCCGTGCACGCCCGCAGCCTGGAGGTGCTCGACGCGCGCGGCCTGGCCGACGAGCTGCTGACCCGGGGGCAGCGGGTCGAGAGCCTGCGGCTCTTCCAGCACCTGACGGTCGACCTGGCGGAGCTGCCGTCCCGGTTCCGCTTCGTGCTGGTCACGCCCCAGTACGAGGTCGAGCGGCTGCTGCGCCGTCGGGCCGACGAGGCGGGCGCGACCTTCCGGCACGAGGCCGAGGTGACCGCCCTGAGCCAGGACGCCGGCGGCGTCACCGTCACCACGGCCGACGGCGCCACCGTGCGGGCTCGGTACCTTGTCGGCACCGACGGCGCCCGGTCCACGGTGCGCGGCGCCGTCGGCATCCCGTTCCCGGGCCGGGCCGTGATCCGCTCGATGGTCCTGGCCGACGTCCGGCTCGACCGTCAGCCCGCCGACCTGCTGACGGTCGCCGCCGCGAACGACTCGCTCGGCTTCCTCGCCCCGTTCGGCGACGGCTGGTACCGGTTCATCGGCTGGCACGGCAACCGCGACGTCGGCGAGGACGAGCCGGTGGACCTCGACGAGGTGCGCGCGATCGCCCGCGCCACCCTGCACGACGACTTCGGCATGTCCGAGACACGCTTCCTGTCCCGCTTCCACGCCGACGAGCGGCAGGCCCCCACCTACCGCGCGGGCCGCGTGTTCCTGGCCGGCGACGCCGCGCACGTGCACAGCCCCGCGGGCGGCCTCGGCATGAACACCGGGATGCAGGACGCCGCGAACCTCGGCTGGAAGCTCGCGGCCGCGCTCCGCCTGCCCGACGACGCGGCCGACGCCGTGCTCGACACCTACCAGGCCGAACGCCACCCCGTCGGACGGCAGGTGCTGCGCACCAGCGGCGGGATACTGCGGGCCGCCACGCTGCCGGGGCCGGCCGTGGCGGCGGTGCGCCGCGGCGTCGTCGGCCTGGTGTCGCGGGTGGCGCCGGTCCGACGCCGGGCCGCGCTGACCGTCTCGGCCCTCGGCGTCGCCTACCCGGCGCCCCGCGGGTCGCACCCGCTGGTCCCGGCGCCCCGCGGGTCGCACCCGCTGGTCGGGACCCGCGCACGGGACCTGCCGCTGGAGGGCGGCTCGCGCCTGGCCGAGGCGCTCCGCGCGGGACGGTTCGTCCTGGTCGCCGCCGCGGGGGCCGCGGCCCCGGAGCTCCCGGCGGCGCCCGGCGAGGTCGACCCCGCCGGGCGCGTCGTCGTCCGCCGGACCGACGGCGGGGCGACCGCGCTGCTGGTGCGCCCCGACGGCTACGTGGCCGGCGCGGCCGCGGGTGTGTGA
- a CDS encoding DUF4190 domain-containing protein, which translates to MTQPDEWQSPYEPPKQPNPQQPGPGATPGPGATPGPGATPGPGAADAPEPAPGQAAPTNPYQQPYGQPTQQQPYGQPQPYGQPPQPYGQPYPQAPDQQGNPQGPARYYTDQHGQPYPQQPYQGQPYQYGMTYPVAPEKNALGVWSLVLGILSVIMLFSCFVGFLAGIPAVITGHLSRKAQKEGLADNGGMALAGIITGWVTIGLTLLAAVGIAIAFSIPEFREGFFQESTSSYSYEY; encoded by the coding sequence ATGACCCAGCCCGACGAGTGGCAGTCGCCGTACGAGCCGCCCAAGCAGCCGAACCCCCAGCAGCCCGGCCCCGGTGCGACGCCCGGCCCCGGTGCGACGCCCGGCCCCGGTGCGACGCCCGGCCCCGGCGCGGCGGACGCGCCCGAGCCCGCGCCGGGCCAGGCCGCGCCGACGAACCCCTACCAGCAGCCCTACGGCCAGCCCACGCAGCAGCAGCCGTACGGCCAGCCGCAGCCCTACGGCCAGCCCCCGCAGCCGTACGGTCAGCCGTACCCGCAGGCTCCGGACCAGCAGGGCAACCCCCAGGGGCCTGCTCGGTACTACACCGACCAGCACGGCCAGCCCTACCCGCAGCAGCCGTACCAGGGCCAGCCCTACCAGTACGGCATGACCTACCCCGTCGCGCCCGAGAAGAACGCCCTCGGTGTGTGGTCGCTGGTCCTCGGCATCCTCAGCGTCATCATGCTGTTCAGCTGCTTCGTCGGGTTCCTGGCCGGTATCCCGGCGGTCATCACCGGGCACCTGAGCCGCAAGGCGCAGAAGGAGGGCCTGGCCGACAACGGTGGCATGGCCCTGGCCGGCATCATCACGGGCTGGGTCACGATCGGCCTGACGCTGCTCGCGGCCGTCGGGATCGCCATCGCGTTCAGCATCCCGGAGTTCCGCGAGGGCTTCTTCCAGGAGTCCACCTCGAGCTACAGCTACGAGTACTGA